A genomic window from Variovorax paradoxus includes:
- a CDS encoding Bug family tripartite tricarboxylate transporter substrate binding protein: MNLVISRRAFGLLLSASAVLGAQAPAFAQSAWPDRPVRLVVPFPPGGGTDIVARAMGQTLSEHLGQPIVVDNKPGASTIIGTDAVAKAAPDGYTLLLSGSTSYSVNPALRAKLPYDPVRDLAPIAIVARTPLVLVVGKGTPWHSLPELIAAAKAKPKSIRYATFGSGSGPHLAGELLALAAGIQLQDIPYKGSSQSSMAVIGGEIEIGIDTVAAVAPHVRSGKLRALGIVGATRSSMLPEVRTLAEQGLPDATFDAWYGFAAPARTPAPVIDKLARAVTATMGNPALQAQLRAQGMEPVAIGAAAFRTQMEGEISRYRALAHRAGIAAE; the protein is encoded by the coding sequence ATGAACCTTGTCATCTCACGTCGCGCCTTCGGCCTGCTGCTTTCCGCTTCCGCCGTCCTGGGTGCCCAGGCACCTGCCTTCGCGCAGAGCGCCTGGCCCGATCGGCCCGTCAGGCTGGTCGTGCCCTTTCCTCCGGGCGGCGGCACCGACATCGTGGCGCGGGCGATGGGGCAGACGCTGTCGGAGCATCTGGGCCAGCCCATCGTGGTCGACAACAAGCCCGGCGCCTCCACCATCATCGGCACCGACGCGGTCGCCAAGGCCGCGCCCGACGGCTACACGCTGCTGCTCTCGGGCTCTACCAGCTACAGCGTGAACCCGGCCCTGCGCGCCAAGCTGCCGTATGACCCGGTGCGCGACCTGGCGCCCATCGCTATCGTGGCGCGCACGCCGCTGGTGCTGGTGGTGGGCAAGGGCACGCCGTGGCACTCGCTGCCCGAGCTCATCGCCGCAGCCAAGGCCAAGCCGAAGAGCATCCGCTACGCCACCTTCGGCTCGGGTTCGGGCCCGCACCTGGCTGGCGAACTGCTCGCGCTGGCGGCCGGCATCCAGCTTCAGGACATTCCGTACAAAGGCAGCAGCCAGAGTTCGATGGCGGTGATCGGCGGCGAGATCGAGATCGGCATCGACACCGTGGCCGCCGTGGCGCCGCACGTGCGCTCGGGCAAGCTCCGCGCGCTGGGCATCGTGGGCGCGACGCGCTCCAGCATGCTGCCCGAAGTGCGCACGCTGGCCGAGCAGGGCCTGCCCGACGCCACATTCGATGCTTGGTACGGCTTTGCCGCGCCAGCCCGAACCCCGGCGCCAGTGATCGACAAGCTCGCCCGTGCGGTCACCGCGACCATGGGTAACCCTGCGCTGCAGGCGCAACTGCGAGCGCAGGGCATGGAGCCGGTGGCCATTGGCGCGGCGGCCTTCCGTACGCAGATGGAGGGCGAGATCTCGCGCTACCGTGCGCTCGCACACCGCGCGGGGATCGCGGCGGAATAA
- a CDS encoding alpha/beta fold hydrolase, whose product MNYTVNGHTTYCYTGGKPFDAAKPTVVFIHGVLNDHSVWILQSRWFANHGWNVLAVDLPGHCKSEGPPPASVEDAAQFIIALLDAAGVQKAALIGHSFGSLIALETASRAPDRITHLAMVGTAYPMVVSPALLESSVSDPQRAIAMVNTFSHSLLAPPPSSLGPGTWLYGSSRALMRRVLASNRDANVFHIGFKACNDYANGEAAMEKVQCPVLFLLGDADQMTPPRATKALVGKARNAKVVTVHAGHSLMSEAPDAVLFALRDFATA is encoded by the coding sequence ATGAACTACACCGTCAACGGCCACACCACCTACTGCTACACCGGCGGCAAGCCCTTCGATGCGGCCAAGCCCACCGTGGTGTTCATTCACGGCGTGCTCAACGACCACAGCGTGTGGATCCTGCAAAGCCGCTGGTTCGCCAACCACGGCTGGAACGTGCTCGCAGTCGACCTGCCGGGCCACTGCAAGAGCGAAGGCCCGCCGCCCGCCAGCGTGGAAGACGCGGCGCAATTCATCATTGCGCTGCTCGACGCGGCCGGCGTGCAGAAGGCCGCGCTGATCGGCCACAGCTTCGGCTCGCTGATCGCACTCGAAACGGCTTCGCGCGCACCCGACCGCATCACGCACCTCGCGATGGTCGGCACGGCCTACCCGATGGTGGTGTCGCCCGCGCTGCTCGAAAGCTCGGTGAGCGACCCGCAGCGCGCCATCGCGATGGTCAACACCTTCTCGCACTCGCTGCTGGCGCCGCCGCCCTCCTCGCTCGGGCCGGGCACCTGGCTCTACGGCAGCTCGCGCGCGCTGATGCGCCGTGTGCTCGCAAGCAACCGCGATGCGAACGTGTTCCACATCGGTTTCAAGGCCTGCAATGACTACGCCAACGGCGAGGCCGCGATGGAGAAGGTGCAGTGCCCGGTGCTGTTCCTGCTCGGCGACGCCGACCAGATGACGCCGCCGCGCGCCACCAAGGCGCTGGTGGGCAAGGCCCGCAACGCCAAGGTGGTGACGGTGCACGCCGGCCACTCGCTGATGAGCGAGGCGCCCGATGCGGTGCTGTTCGCGCTGCGCGACTTCGCGACAGCCTGA
- a CDS encoding O-acetylhomoserine aminocarboxypropyltransferase, with translation MPGYSDPGFDTLALHAGAAPDPATGARAVPIHLTTSFVFESSDHAAALFNLERAGHVYSRISNPTNAVLEQRVSALEGGIGAIATASGQAALHLSVATLMGAGSHIVASTALYGGSQNLLHYTMRRFGIDTTFVKPGDLDGWRAAVRPETKLFFGETVGNPGLDVLDIPAVSDIAHEAGVPLLVDSTLTSPYLIKPFDWGADLVYHSATKFLSGHGTVIGGVVVDGGSFDWEKSGKFAELTQAYDGFHNMVFSEESTVGAFLLRARREGLRDFGASMSPHTAWLILQGIETLPLRMERHIDNTQKVVEFLSTHPFVSRVGHPLIESHPSHVLAQKLLRHGARGAGAVFSFDIKGSRAQGKAFIEALKLFSHLANVGDCRSLVIHPASTTHFRMTDEALAGAGISQGTIRLSIGLEDPADLIDDLKRALKAAEKAGA, from the coding sequence ATGCCCGGATATTCCGACCCCGGTTTCGACACCCTCGCGCTGCACGCCGGCGCCGCGCCCGACCCCGCCACCGGCGCGCGGGCGGTGCCGATCCACCTGACCACCTCCTTCGTCTTCGAGTCGAGCGACCACGCGGCGGCCCTGTTCAACCTGGAGCGCGCGGGCCACGTGTATTCGCGCATCAGCAACCCGACCAACGCCGTGCTGGAGCAGCGCGTTTCGGCGCTCGAAGGCGGCATTGGCGCCATCGCCACCGCCAGCGGGCAGGCGGCGCTGCACCTGTCGGTGGCCACGCTGATGGGCGCGGGCTCGCACATCGTGGCCAGCACGGCCTTGTATGGCGGCTCGCAGAACCTGCTGCACTACACGATGCGCCGCTTCGGCATCGACACCACCTTCGTGAAGCCCGGCGACCTCGACGGCTGGCGCGCCGCGGTACGCCCCGAGACCAAGCTGTTCTTCGGCGAGACCGTGGGCAACCCCGGGCTCGACGTGCTCGACATTCCGGCGGTGAGCGACATCGCCCACGAAGCCGGCGTGCCGCTGCTGGTCGATTCGACCCTCACCTCGCCCTACCTGATCAAGCCCTTCGACTGGGGCGCCGACCTGGTCTATCACTCGGCCACCAAGTTCCTGTCGGGCCACGGCACGGTGATCGGCGGGGTGGTGGTCGACGGCGGCAGCTTCGACTGGGAAAAGTCCGGCAAATTCGCCGAGCTGACGCAGGCCTACGACGGCTTCCACAACATGGTGTTCAGCGAGGAAAGCACCGTCGGCGCCTTCCTGCTGCGCGCCCGCCGCGAGGGCCTGCGCGACTTCGGCGCCTCGATGAGCCCGCACACGGCCTGGCTGATCCTGCAGGGCATCGAGACGCTGCCGCTGCGCATGGAACGGCACATCGACAACACGCAGAAGGTGGTCGAGTTCCTGTCAACTCACCCGTTCGTGTCGCGCGTGGGACATCCGCTGATCGAATCGCACCCGAGCCACGTGCTCGCGCAGAAACTGCTGCGCCACGGAGCGCGCGGCGCGGGCGCGGTGTTCAGCTTCGACATCAAGGGCAGCCGCGCGCAGGGCAAGGCTTTCATCGAAGCGCTGAAGCTCTTCAGCCACCTGGCCAACGTGGGCGACTGCCGCAGCCTGGTCATCCACCCCGCGAGCACCACGCACTTCCGCATGACCGACGAGGCGCTGGCGGGTGCGGGCATCTCTCAGGGGACGATTCGCCTGTCTATCGGGCTGGAAGACCCGGCCGACCTGATCGACGACCTGAAGCGTGCGCTCAAGGCCGCGGAAAAGGCGGGCGCCTGA
- a CDS encoding CBS domain-containing protein, protein MKVSDILRVKGNTLFTITPDDLLAEAANTMAEKDIGSLVVMEHGDLVGMLTFREVIVAIVGNGGQVGTTLVRKAMDDAPVTCTLETDLDEIRRIMLERHARYMPVMDKRMLMGVISFYDVAKAVVDSQNFENKMLKAYIRDWPAEDEKAG, encoded by the coding sequence ATGAAAGTCAGCGACATCCTTCGCGTCAAGGGCAATACGCTCTTCACCATCACGCCAGACGACCTGCTGGCAGAAGCCGCCAACACCATGGCGGAAAAGGACATCGGTTCGCTGGTGGTCATGGAGCACGGCGACCTGGTCGGCATGCTCACCTTCCGGGAAGTCATCGTGGCCATCGTCGGCAACGGCGGCCAGGTCGGCACCACGCTGGTCCGCAAGGCCATGGACGACGCCCCCGTCACCTGCACGCTGGAGACCGACCTCGACGAAATCCGCCGCATCATGCTGGAGCGCCACGCGCGCTACATGCCCGTGATGGACAAGCGCATGCTGATGGGCGTGATCAGCTTCTACGACGTGGCCAAGGCCGTGGTGGACAGCCAGAACTTCGAGAACAAGATGCTCAAGGCCTACATTCGCGACTGGCCGGCGGAAGACGAAAAGGCCGGCTGA
- a CDS encoding nucleoside hydrolase, with product MPTLSRRALLGMSAAGLAGMAFAQSPSPAELAQALAGTPATRLPPVASKRQVIIDTDPGQDDAIALLMAMAATDRLDIKALTVSVGNLPLTVTEKNALIVRDWAGRPDIPVYAGYPRPLVREPIFADDVHGKTGMEGPTLHEPRGPLMPTHAVQYLIETLRAAPPKSITLVGLGPLTNFAAALNSAPDIKPAIAEIVVMDGSWGVGGNITPAATFNVYADPEAASIVFRSGVPVTAMSHDAARRVLLTPERIVPFRTMGNNAGKVVADIFDSMMAYGLRRRGVAVGPIYDPCVIAYLLKPELFKGAKVSVDVETKGEFTTGATVVDFRGYNRRTPNTLWISEADTEGFYTLLRAQIARLP from the coding sequence ATGCCCACGCTGTCCCGCCGCGCCCTGCTGGGCATGTCCGCCGCCGGCCTCGCCGGCATGGCCTTCGCGCAGAGCCCCAGCCCCGCCGAACTGGCACAGGCGCTCGCCGGCACGCCCGCCACGCGGTTGCCGCCCGTGGCAAGCAAGCGCCAGGTCATCATCGACACCGACCCCGGCCAGGACGACGCCATCGCGCTGCTGATGGCCATGGCCGCGACCGACCGGCTCGACATCAAGGCGCTGACGGTGAGCGTTGGCAACCTGCCGCTGACCGTGACCGAGAAGAACGCGCTCATCGTGCGCGACTGGGCGGGCAGGCCCGATATTCCGGTCTACGCCGGCTACCCGCGCCCGCTGGTGCGCGAACCCATCTTCGCCGACGACGTGCACGGCAAGACCGGCATGGAAGGCCCGACGCTGCACGAGCCGCGCGGCCCGCTGATGCCTACGCACGCGGTGCAGTACCTCATCGAGACGCTGCGCGCCGCGCCCCCGAAGAGCATCACGCTCGTGGGCCTGGGGCCGCTGACCAACTTCGCGGCGGCACTCAACTCGGCACCCGACATCAAGCCCGCCATTGCCGAGATCGTGGTGATGGACGGTTCCTGGGGCGTGGGCGGCAACATCACGCCCGCCGCCACCTTCAACGTGTACGCAGACCCCGAGGCCGCCTCGATCGTGTTCCGCAGCGGCGTGCCGGTTACGGCCATGTCGCACGACGCGGCACGACGCGTTCTGCTCACGCCCGAGCGCATCGTGCCCTTTCGCACCATGGGCAACAACGCCGGCAAGGTGGTGGCGGATATCTTCGATTCGATGATGGCGTACGGCCTGCGCCGCCGGGGCGTGGCGGTCGGGCCGATCTACGACCCGTGCGTGATCGCGTATCTGCTGAAGCCCGAACTCTTCAAGGGCGCGAAGGTGAGCGTCGACGTGGAAACGAAGGGCGAGTTCACGACCGGCGCGACGGTGGTCGACTTTCGCGGCTACAACCGCCGCACGCCCAACACGTTGTGGATCAGCGAGGCCGACACCGAAGGCTTCTACACGCTGCTGCGCGCGCAGATCGCGCGGCTGCCCTGA
- a CDS encoding Bug family tripartite tricarboxylate transporter substrate binding protein codes for MNTPRRLLLAAALCAALPTAAFAQAWPAAKPITLIVPYTAGGSVDVNARLVAQRLGERLKQSVVIENVSGAGGAIGVAKAVNATPDGYTLVVGPDSAIAIGKLVNPTAFRFDPLKDLAPVGLLNTAPMVLVARPGLEAQTFSDFVKLAKAKPGKYNYATSGVGTVLQLAMELLKERSGIFVTHVPYRGGAQIATDVIGDQVDLAMLVSTSAIPHVNGKRLKALGITSSKRLAALPNVPTFDEMPGLKGFDMVSWTGIFAPSKTPPAVVAQINHELNAVLQEEGVRSKLMEQGALPGSGTPESFAKFVQAEYARNQKIVQTANIKE; via the coding sequence ATGAACACACCCCGCCGCCTGCTCCTTGCCGCCGCACTCTGCGCCGCGCTTCCCACCGCGGCATTCGCGCAGGCATGGCCCGCCGCCAAGCCCATCACGCTGATCGTTCCCTACACGGCCGGCGGCAGCGTGGACGTCAACGCGCGCCTCGTCGCGCAGCGCCTCGGCGAACGCTTGAAGCAATCGGTGGTGATCGAGAACGTGAGCGGCGCGGGCGGCGCCATCGGCGTAGCCAAGGCGGTGAATGCCACGCCCGACGGCTACACGCTGGTGGTGGGGCCCGACAGCGCCATCGCCATCGGCAAGCTGGTCAACCCCACGGCCTTCCGCTTCGATCCGTTGAAAGACCTGGCGCCGGTCGGCCTGCTCAACACCGCGCCGATGGTGCTGGTGGCGCGCCCCGGTCTCGAGGCCCAGACTTTCTCCGACTTCGTGAAGCTCGCGAAGGCCAAGCCCGGCAAGTACAACTACGCGACCTCGGGTGTGGGCACGGTGCTGCAGCTGGCCATGGAGCTGCTGAAGGAGCGCAGCGGCATCTTCGTCACGCACGTGCCCTACCGCGGCGGCGCGCAGATTGCCACCGACGTGATCGGCGACCAGGTCGACCTGGCGATGCTGGTGAGCACCAGCGCCATTCCGCACGTGAACGGCAAGCGGCTGAAGGCGCTCGGCATCACCAGCAGCAAGCGGCTGGCCGCGCTGCCCAACGTGCCCACCTTCGACGAGATGCCCGGTCTCAAGGGCTTCGACATGGTGAGCTGGACCGGCATCTTCGCGCCCTCGAAGACGCCGCCGGCCGTGGTCGCGCAGATCAACCACGAGCTCAATGCGGTGCTGCAGGAAGAAGGCGTGCGCAGCAAGCTGATGGAGCAAGGCGCACTGCCGGGCAGCGGCACGCCCGAGAGCTTCGCGAAGTTCGTGCAGGCGGAGTACGCGCGCAACCAGAAGATCGTGCAGACGGCCAACATCAAGGAGTGA
- a CDS encoding adenosine deaminase family protein, producing the protein MTSPTPAPTAPFTLESMLRAMPKAELHCHLFGTVRHETFKQLNLRAGSPLAADEIEGFYTRGEKPVGVLRVLRALDAQLVRSAGDLYQLTLEYLQDAASHNVRYAEFFWNPTGTVHESGIAYPLAQGAIVRAIQDAQQEFGIVGRLIAAIDREASPEAAVEMVEWVKAHRCDEVIGIGIDYREVDRPPELFTQAYADAKKAGLKTTAHAGEFGMPWTNVRTALNVLQVDRIDHGYTVVDQPDFAHECADRGVIFTVVPTNSYYLRTLPPERWAIDHPIRRMPGLGLRIHPNTDDPTLHKVTPTQAWLMMVRDFGFGLDDLRGFMHNGLDGAWIDDTQRRAWRTQWSDEFDSLRARLDTEPAPTTLE; encoded by the coding sequence ATGACCAGCCCCACGCCTGCCCCCACTGCGCCCTTCACGCTGGAATCGATGCTCCGCGCCATGCCCAAGGCCGAGTTGCATTGCCACCTGTTCGGCACGGTGCGCCACGAAACCTTCAAGCAGCTCAACCTGCGCGCCGGCTCGCCGCTGGCAGCCGACGAAATCGAGGGCTTCTACACGCGCGGCGAAAAACCGGTCGGCGTGCTGCGGGTGCTGCGCGCGCTCGACGCCCAGCTGGTGCGCAGCGCCGGCGATCTCTATCAGCTCACGCTCGAATACCTGCAGGACGCGGCCTCGCACAACGTGCGCTACGCCGAGTTCTTCTGGAACCCGACTGGCACGGTGCACGAGTCGGGCATCGCCTACCCGCTCGCGCAAGGCGCCATCGTCCGCGCGATCCAGGACGCACAGCAAGAATTCGGCATCGTCGGCCGCCTCATCGCCGCCATCGACCGCGAAGCCAGCCCCGAGGCGGCCGTGGAGATGGTCGAGTGGGTCAAGGCGCATCGCTGCGACGAGGTGATCGGCATCGGCATCGACTACCGCGAGGTCGACCGTCCGCCCGAGCTGTTCACGCAGGCCTATGCCGATGCGAAGAAGGCGGGCCTGAAGACCACCGCGCACGCGGGCGAGTTCGGCATGCCCTGGACCAACGTGCGCACCGCGCTAAACGTGCTGCAGGTCGACCGCATCGACCACGGCTACACGGTGGTCGACCAGCCCGACTTCGCGCACGAATGTGCTGATCGCGGCGTGATCTTCACGGTAGTGCCGACCAACTCGTACTACCTGCGCACGCTGCCGCCCGAGCGATGGGCCATCGACCACCCGATCCGCCGCATGCCCGGCCTGGGCCTGCGCATCCACCCCAACACCGACGACCCGACGCTGCACAAGGTCACGCCCACGCAGGCCTGGCTGATGATGGTGCGCGACTTCGGCTTCGGCCTGGACGACCTGCGCGGCTTCATGCACAACGGCCTGGACGGTGCGTGGATCGACGACACGCAGCGCCGCGCATGGCGCACGCAGTGGAGCGATGAATTCGACTCGCTGCGCGCCCGCCTCGATACCGAACCCGCCCCCACCACCCTCGAATGA
- a CDS encoding LysR family transcriptional regulator → MAALPLRALTLRQLQFFSVLVEEGQFGRAARRLAITQPALSNAIKQMEKLLGAELLTRSTHRLELTPVGAEVLARTDFLVNTFEVALRDIESTVQRGRAFVRIGVIPSASARVAAAASEFLQSGQREVELAWRDAPSNTLLAELRSGQIDMAVAAITEPPGGLTCIDLFRDPLVLVVRRDHALAAAGDAQWEAIGKERLVLFERGSMPALGNPARAQFAQGPEPYRVSYSETLYALVRSGQALGLMPRLYTSSLRDPELVVVPLLKPRVERRVVLAYLPGPMRNVVAQELIAFLRERLPQAGEAMVRRVSGKGVRARRQS, encoded by the coding sequence ATGGCCGCCTTGCCCCTGCGTGCGCTCACATTGCGCCAGCTGCAGTTCTTCTCGGTGCTTGTGGAAGAAGGCCAGTTCGGCCGCGCGGCGCGCCGGCTGGCCATCACGCAGCCGGCCTTGAGCAACGCCATCAAGCAGATGGAGAAATTGCTCGGCGCCGAACTGCTCACGCGCTCCACTCACCGGCTGGAGCTCACGCCCGTGGGCGCCGAAGTGCTGGCGCGCACCGACTTCCTGGTCAACACCTTCGAGGTGGCGCTGCGCGACATCGAAAGTACGGTGCAGCGCGGCCGCGCCTTCGTGCGCATCGGCGTGATTCCCTCGGCCAGCGCGCGCGTGGCGGCTGCTGCCAGCGAGTTTTTGCAGAGCGGGCAGCGCGAGGTGGAGCTGGCCTGGCGCGATGCCCCCTCGAACACGCTGCTGGCCGAACTGCGCAGCGGGCAGATCGACATGGCGGTGGCCGCCATCACCGAGCCGCCGGGCGGGCTGACCTGCATCGACCTGTTCCGCGACCCGCTGGTGCTGGTGGTGCGGCGCGACCATGCGCTGGCAGCGGCCGGCGATGCCCAGTGGGAGGCCATCGGCAAGGAGCGGCTGGTGCTGTTCGAACGCGGCAGCATGCCCGCGCTGGGAAACCCGGCGCGCGCGCAGTTCGCGCAAGGCCCGGAGCCGTACCGCGTGAGCTATTCCGAAACGCTCTATGCGCTGGTGCGCAGCGGGCAGGCGCTGGGCCTGATGCCGCGCCTGTACACCTCGTCGCTGCGCGACCCCGAACTGGTGGTGGTGCCGCTGCTGAAGCCGCGCGTCGAGCGCCGCGTGGTGTTGGCCTACCTGCCGGGGCCGATGCGCAATGTGGTGGCGCAGGAGTTGATCGCGTTCCTGCGCGAGCGGCTGCCGCAGGCCGGCGAGGCGATGGTGCGGCGCGTGAGCGGCAAGGGCGTGCGCGCGCGGCGCCAGTCCTAG
- a CDS encoding polyhydroxyalkanoate depolymerase, translating into MLYRAYQNQADLLSPARLAAQYMSKALWKDGTERTILRRMAAQFEVFSRMRLTHTRPDYDIHSVMVDGAEVAVHEETTLVSPFGTLLHFRKDTDAVHPPVLLAAPLSGHFATLLRETVRTLLRDHDVYLTDWHNARDVPLWHGGFGLDDYTRQLIQFLEAVGPGVHMVAVCQPCVAALAATALMAEDDNPATPRSLTLMAGPVDCRINPTGVNTLATSKPIEWFRRNLISHVPWPHAGMMRRVYPGFLQLSAFMSMNPERHKKQFEDMYSHLVEGDIEKARTIGTFYDEYLAVNDLPAEFYLETVERVFQTYDLPRGVLTVGDRTVNPAAIRRTALLTVEGERDDICAVGQTVAAQDLCTGIRPYLKTHHLQAGVGHYGVFSGSKWNAQIYPRVRETIHAAAELNG; encoded by the coding sequence ATGCTGTACCGGGCCTACCAGAACCAAGCCGACCTGCTCTCTCCGGCGCGGCTCGCGGCGCAGTACATGAGCAAGGCCCTGTGGAAAGACGGCACGGAGCGCACCATATTGCGGCGCATGGCCGCCCAGTTCGAGGTGTTCTCGCGCATGCGGCTGACCCATACGCGGCCCGACTACGACATACACAGCGTCATGGTCGACGGCGCGGAAGTGGCCGTGCACGAGGAGACGACCCTCGTTTCGCCCTTCGGCACCCTGCTGCATTTCCGCAAGGACACCGATGCGGTGCATCCGCCGGTGCTGCTGGCCGCACCACTCTCGGGCCATTTCGCCACGCTGCTGCGCGAAACCGTGCGCACGCTGCTGCGCGACCACGACGTGTACCTGACCGACTGGCACAACGCGCGCGACGTGCCGCTGTGGCACGGCGGCTTCGGCCTGGACGACTACACGCGGCAGCTCATCCAGTTCCTGGAGGCCGTGGGGCCGGGCGTGCACATGGTCGCGGTCTGCCAGCCCTGCGTGGCCGCCCTGGCCGCCACCGCGCTGATGGCCGAAGACGACAACCCCGCCACGCCGCGCAGCCTCACGCTGATGGCCGGCCCGGTCGATTGCCGCATCAACCCGACCGGTGTGAACACGCTGGCCACCAGCAAGCCCATCGAGTGGTTCCGGCGCAACCTCATCAGCCACGTGCCGTGGCCGCACGCCGGCATGATGCGGCGCGTGTACCCGGGCTTCCTGCAGCTCTCGGCCTTCATGAGCATGAACCCCGAGCGGCACAAGAAGCAGTTCGAGGACATGTACAGCCACCTGGTCGAAGGCGACATCGAGAAGGCCCGCACCATCGGCACCTTCTACGACGAGTACCTGGCCGTGAACGACCTGCCGGCAGAGTTCTACCTGGAGACCGTCGAGCGTGTCTTCCAGACGTATGACCTGCCACGAGGCGTGCTCACCGTGGGCGACCGTACCGTGAACCCCGCCGCCATCCGCCGCACCGCGCTGCTGACGGTCGAAGGCGAGCGCGACGACATCTGCGCCGTGGGCCAGACAGTGGCGGCGCAAGACCTCTGCACGGGCATCCGGCCGTACCTCAAGACGCATCACCTGCAGGCCGGCGTGGGGCACTACGGGGTGTTCAGCGGCAGCAAGTGGAATGCGCAGATCTATCCGCGCGTGCGGGAGACGATCCACGCCGCGGCTGAATTGAACGGCTAG
- a CDS encoding glutathione S-transferase — translation MAKPVLTISSKNYGAWALRGWLMCRLAGLDFSEKVIPPDDPAMKAEMLLLSSSMLVPSLQHGSVKVWDTLAIGEYLNEIKPKAGLLPDDVAARAHCRAICGEMHSGFGSMRGALPMNIKAHFKNFKVWSRAQADIDRIVAIWRECLKAYGGPFLFGKQPGMADAMYAPVVTRFLSYDVALDNVCAAYCKRVMELPAMKEWVTAAKQEPEEIDELDAEF, via the coding sequence ATGGCCAAACCCGTTCTCACCATCAGCAGCAAGAACTACGGCGCGTGGGCGCTGCGCGGCTGGCTGATGTGCAGGCTGGCCGGGCTGGACTTCAGCGAGAAGGTCATTCCGCCCGACGATCCGGCCATGAAGGCTGAGATGCTGCTGCTGTCTTCGTCGATGCTCGTGCCCTCGCTGCAGCACGGCAGCGTGAAGGTGTGGGACACGCTGGCCATCGGCGAATACCTCAACGAGATCAAGCCCAAGGCCGGCCTGCTGCCGGACGACGTGGCGGCCCGCGCCCATTGCCGCGCCATCTGCGGTGAGATGCACTCGGGCTTCGGCTCGATGCGCGGCGCGCTGCCGATGAACATCAAGGCCCATTTCAAGAACTTCAAGGTGTGGTCGCGCGCGCAGGCCGACATCGACCGCATCGTCGCCATCTGGCGCGAATGCCTCAAGGCGTACGGCGGCCCCTTCCTGTTCGGCAAGCAGCCGGGCATGGCCGACGCGATGTACGCGCCGGTGGTCACGCGCTTCCTGAGCTACGACGTGGCGCTCGACAACGTGTGCGCGGCCTACTGCAAGCGCGTGATGGAGCTGCCGGCCATGAAGGAATGGGTGACGGCCGCGAAGCAGGAGCCGGAAGAGATCGACGAGCTCGACGCGGAGTTCTGA
- a CDS encoding DOPA 4,5-dioxygenase family protein → MPRRPENLYAQYHAHVYFAPDTVVQARALCERAGHELMVVVGRVHERLVGPHPHWSCQLAFDAAEFDQVIGWLDANRNGLDVFVHGVTGDDFADHTAHAMWLGEESALDLRMFRH, encoded by the coding sequence ATGCCACGCCGCCCCGAAAACCTCTACGCCCAGTACCACGCCCACGTCTACTTCGCACCCGATACGGTGGTGCAGGCCCGCGCCCTCTGCGAGCGCGCGGGCCACGAGCTGATGGTGGTGGTCGGCCGCGTGCACGAGCGGCTGGTGGGGCCGCATCCGCACTGGAGCTGCCAGCTCGCCTTCGACGCCGCCGAGTTCGACCAGGTCATCGGCTGGCTCGACGCCAACCGCAACGGGCTCGACGTGTTCGTGCACGGCGTGACGGGCGACGACTTTGCCGACCACACGGCGCACGCCATGTGGCTGGGCGAAGAAAGCGCGCTCGACCTGCGGATGTTCCGGCACTAG
- a CDS encoding DUF4166 domain-containing protein produces the protein MQPVFQQALGPAWDQLGDVIRRHYTMTPFSDDYVCVRGTMNEVWHAPWAALLMPFGRLFGALVPHQGKDVPIEVHYRCHPDDAKLYWDRVFHFPGKQPFHFRSHMEHDAGQGSEVIEYVRFGIGMRLAVSAEDGAVVFRDMGYIWRIAGLRIPLPLGLFLGTAYVEERPDPVDADHFTMKMLLRHRWFGDVFRYSGRFHLGPRLGPQ, from the coding sequence ATGCAGCCAGTCTTCCAGCAGGCGCTCGGCCCCGCGTGGGACCAGCTCGGCGACGTCATCCGCCGCCACTACACGATGACGCCGTTCTCCGACGACTACGTGTGCGTGCGCGGCACCATGAACGAGGTCTGGCACGCCCCCTGGGCCGCGCTGCTGATGCCCTTCGGCCGGCTGTTCGGCGCGCTCGTTCCGCACCAGGGCAAAGACGTACCAATCGAGGTGCACTACCGCTGCCACCCTGACGACGCCAAGCTTTACTGGGACCGCGTCTTCCACTTCCCGGGCAAGCAGCCCTTCCACTTCCGCTCGCACATGGAACACGACGCGGGGCAAGGCAGCGAGGTGATCGAATACGTGCGCTTCGGCATCGGCATGCGCCTGGCGGTGAGCGCTGAAGACGGCGCGGTGGTGTTCCGCGACATGGGCTACATCTGGCGCATCGCGGGGCTGCGCATTCCGCTGCCGCTCGGCCTCTTTCTCGGCACCGCCTATGTCGAGGAACGGCCCGACCCCGTCGATGCCGACCACTTCACCATGAAGATGCTGCTGCGCCACCGCTGGTTCGGCGACGTGTTCCGCTACAGCGGGCGTTTTCACCTGGGCCCGCGGTTAGGGCCACAATGA